In one window of Methanolobus mangrovi DNA:
- a CDS encoding methylated-DNA--[protein]-cysteine S-methyltransferase codes for MTDRTIFQAILRYFAGEVIDFSDYEVDLSELTEFQRKVLEEVRNIPYGETRSYQELACRIGSEGAARAVGGAVAKNPYPIIIPCHRVVSASGIGGFCGETCGEKVELKRRMLEMEANYKKERKR; via the coding sequence CCAGGCCATTTTGAGATACTTTGCAGGGGAAGTAATAGATTTTTCAGATTATGAGGTTGACCTCTCCGAACTTACGGAATTCCAGCGCAAAGTACTGGAAGAAGTGAGAAATATACCCTACGGTGAAACCAGAAGTTATCAGGAACTTGCCTGCCGCATCGGAAGCGAGGGTGCTGCAAGAGCTGTTGGTGGTGCTGTTGCCAAAAACCCGTATCCCATAATCATACCCTGTCACCGTGTAGTCTCAGCTTCAGGAATAGGTGGTTTTTGCGGGGAAACCTGTGGCGAGAAGGTTGAACTTAAGAGGAGAATGTTGGAGATGGAAGCTAACTATAAAAAAGAAAGGAAAAGATAG
- a CDS encoding aldehyde ferredoxin oxidoreductase family protein, producing the protein MFGWTGRTVIVDLGNNSVTESKTKKSYAEQFIGGRGLGCRLMEDFADPAVDPLSPDNPLIFTTGPLTGTSAPMSGHFTITCKSPLTSTIFSSNAGGYFGAELKFAGIDALVIKGKAEKPVYLNIFDEELEILPAEHLWGKNTAETTALLETKGKVACIGRAGEKLVSMANMVNDRIYSSGRGGHGAVAGSKNLKAIVVKGTNIVQVANPDAFGEAVEKTKKLLVANPPASKGLEKYGSSVFTDLLDYMGTLPALNFSERNFSGAGKLSGEAISRKYKINQAPCYACPIGCRRTAEDGKPIPDYDSIWAFGPNIGNDDLELIREMDSLCFDYGLDPLSCGASIAAYMEVNPWMKMDEVKGIILEIGNGRHDVCKGSHTYLCSVDKEEYSTAVKGMELPGYDPREMAGMAIAYATSNTGGSHLSAFMVGPEIMGKPVLLDRSSFNGKAALVRHFQNLTAVIDSLVMCPFSMLAMGEVELAALLSHVTGEKYSAENMLLAGERVFNLERLFNIKAGFTQKDDTLPERFFGVDGIDREEFKKGISDYYHFRDWDDAGIPSEAKLRELNIVIDR; encoded by the coding sequence ATGTTTGGATGGACAGGAAGGACGGTAATCGTAGACCTTGGGAACAACTCGGTCACAGAATCAAAGACGAAGAAGTCATATGCAGAACAATTCATAGGTGGTCGCGGACTCGGATGCAGGCTCATGGAAGATTTTGCAGACCCGGCTGTGGACCCTTTAAGTCCCGACAATCCCTTAATATTCACCACCGGACCACTTACAGGCACATCTGCTCCAATGTCAGGACATTTTACTATTACATGCAAATCTCCCCTTACATCCACTATATTCAGCTCCAATGCAGGAGGATATTTCGGAGCGGAACTGAAATTTGCAGGCATTGATGCCCTTGTCATCAAGGGAAAGGCGGAGAAACCTGTTTATCTCAACATCTTCGATGAGGAACTTGAGATACTGCCTGCCGAACATCTGTGGGGAAAGAATACCGCAGAAACCACTGCATTACTTGAAACGAAGGGAAAGGTTGCCTGTATAGGCAGAGCAGGAGAAAAGCTTGTCAGCATGGCAAATATGGTCAATGACCGCATATATTCCAGCGGACGTGGAGGGCATGGTGCGGTGGCAGGCTCAAAGAACCTCAAGGCAATCGTTGTGAAAGGAACGAACATTGTTCAGGTAGCTAACCCTGATGCCTTCGGAGAAGCTGTTGAAAAGACAAAGAAACTGCTTGTGGCAAATCCACCCGCATCCAAGGGACTTGAAAAATACGGCAGTTCTGTGTTTACTGACCTTCTGGACTATATGGGAACCCTTCCTGCACTCAATTTCAGTGAAAGGAATTTCTCCGGGGCAGGGAAACTCTCAGGCGAGGCCATCAGCAGGAAATACAAAATAAATCAGGCACCCTGTTATGCATGCCCCATCGGATGCAGGAGAACTGCAGAGGATGGTAAACCTATCCCCGATTATGATTCTATCTGGGCTTTCGGACCGAACATTGGAAACGATGACCTGGAACTTATCCGGGAAATGGATAGTCTCTGTTTTGATTACGGACTGGATCCGCTGTCCTGTGGTGCATCCATTGCGGCATACATGGAAGTCAATCCATGGATGAAAATGGATGAAGTAAAAGGAATCATCCTGGAAATTGGAAATGGCAGGCATGATGTCTGTAAAGGCTCGCACACCTACCTCTGCTCCGTGGATAAAGAAGAATATAGCACAGCAGTCAAAGGAATGGAACTTCCAGGATATGATCCAAGGGAAATGGCAGGCATGGCCATAGCCTATGCGACATCAAACACCGGAGGATCGCATCTTAGCGCTTTTATGGTGGGCCCTGAGATAATGGGAAAGCCTGTACTGCTTGACAGGAGTTCTTTCAATGGAAAGGCAGCCCTTGTCCGGCATTTCCAGAATCTTACTGCAGTAATAGATTCACTGGTGATGTGTCCATTCTCCATGCTTGCTATGGGGGAGGTTGAACTTGCTGCACTGCTCAGTCATGTGACCGGGGAAAAATACTCTGCCGAGAATATGTTGCTTGCAGGAGAGAGGGTATTCAACCTTGAAAGGCTCTTCAACATTAAAGCAGGGTTTACGCAAAAAGACGACACGCTACCTGAAAGATTCTTTGGTGTGGACGGGATAGACCGGGAAGAATTCAAAAAAGGCATATCAGATTACTATCACTTCAGAGATTGGGACGATGCTGGTATACCCAGTGAGGCAAAACTGAGGGAATTGAACATTGTGATAGACAGATGA
- a CDS encoding translation initiation factor IF-5A — protein MKIQVEVKELKEGKYAIVDDEPCVIKSISKSKPGKHGSAKARIDVIGLFDNQKRSIVGPVSDKIYVPVVERKNAQVLSISGDIAQLMDMGDFSTFEMKIPDEYKERIKEGEEVSFLTAMGKMKFDLR, from the coding sequence GTGAAAATACAAGTTGAAGTCAAAGAACTAAAAGAGGGTAAATACGCCATTGTTGATGATGAACCCTGTGTCATCAAGAGCATTTCAAAGTCAAAGCCAGGAAAACACGGATCAGCAAAAGCAAGAATCGATGTTATCGGGCTTTTTGACAACCAGAAGAGATCTATTGTAGGTCCTGTTTCTGATAAGATCTACGTCCCAGTTGTAGAGAGAAAGAACGCACAGGTACTTTCCATTTCAGGCGACATTGCACAGCTCATGGACATGGGCGACTTCTCAACATTCGAGATGAAGATCCCTGATGAGTACAAGGAAAGAATAAAGGAAGGAGAAGAAGTTTCATTCCTGACCGCAATGGGCAAAATGAAATTCGATCTGAGATAA
- the speB gene encoding agmatinase encodes MFYKPDMMDALSDYNSARYVIFGVPFDATSSYRPGSRWAPDAMRKASANFETYNDHFDIDFEDLFIHDAGNLEHYSSVDETLEELYLAVKPIAKDGKLPIMLGGEHSLTYPCVKACAEEAGEDIGFVVMDAHFDLREEYGGIRNNHACVSRHILDDIADTYVTIGVRSGPKEEWVFAKENGIKYYTSDDVREMGIKQVISEVKEYLGCKKIYLSLDMDAIDPAYAPGLGTPEPFGLTDIDVREVIRAFAPVSVGFDVVEIAPEYDNGISALLGTKLLREFIAAHAASER; translated from the coding sequence ATGTTCTACAAACCCGATATGATGGATGCCCTGTCAGATTATAATTCTGCAAGGTATGTTATATTTGGTGTTCCTTTCGATGCTACTTCTTCATACAGGCCAGGAAGCCGCTGGGCCCCTGATGCCATGAGGAAGGCTTCAGCGAACTTTGAAACCTATAACGATCATTTTGATATTGATTTCGAGGACCTTTTCATTCATGATGCAGGTAATCTTGAGCATTACTCCTCCGTGGACGAGACACTCGAAGAGCTTTATCTTGCGGTTAAACCAATTGCAAAGGATGGGAAATTACCCATTATGCTTGGTGGCGAGCACTCACTCACCTACCCATGCGTAAAAGCATGTGCAGAGGAAGCAGGAGAAGACATTGGTTTTGTTGTAATGGATGCCCATTTTGACCTTCGTGAAGAATATGGGGGCATCAGGAACAACCACGCATGCGTTTCCAGACACATACTGGACGATATCGCAGACACCTATGTAACCATAGGAGTCCGCAGCGGCCCAAAGGAAGAATGGGTTTTTGCAAAAGAGAATGGTATCAAATACTATACCTCAGACGATGTCCGGGAAATGGGCATCAAACAGGTAATTTCTGAGGTTAAGGAATATCTTGGGTGTAAAAAGATCTATCTTTCCCTGGATATGGATGCCATCGATCCTGCATACGCACCCGGCCTTGGAACCCCCGAACCATTCGGACTCACTGACATTGACGTACGTGAGGTTATTCGTGCATTTGCACCTGTATCCGTTGGTTTTGATGTTGTTGAAATCGCCCCTGAATACGATAATGGGATAAGCGCACTGCTTGGAACAAAACTGCTCAGGGAATTCATTGCGGCACATGCCGCAAGTGAAAGATAG
- a CDS encoding GNAT family N-acetyltransferase has product MAECRDVFLDRMKVFPEGFLVMEIDREIAGYISSEMWEYSENIDTDRFCLNHTIREVHIRGGSELYISSIGILKKYRGKGYGKMLFSELVEQIRSKYKITSIILIVSVNWDAARKIYENNGFLEIQRINGFFEDDENSDAIVMRKYL; this is encoded by the coding sequence ATAGCAGAATGCAGGGATGTATTCCTTGATAGAATGAAGGTATTCCCGGAAGGTTTTCTGGTGATGGAGATTGACAGAGAGATTGCCGGTTATATTTCCTCGGAGATGTGGGAATACTCTGAAAATATCGATACGGACAGGTTTTGCCTGAACCATACAATAAGAGAAGTTCACATAAGGGGCGGCTCAGAACTCTACATCTCATCCATAGGAATCCTTAAAAAATATCGTGGAAAAGGCTATGGAAAAATGCTGTTCTCAGAATTGGTAGAACAAATTCGCAGCAAGTATAAAATAACCAGCATAATTCTCATAGTTTCTGTGAACTGGGATGCTGCAAGGAAAATATACGAAAACAATGGATTCCTGGAGATTCAGAGAATAAACGGTTTTTTTGAGGACGATGAAAATTCCGATGCAATTGTGATGAGAAAATATCTCTGA
- a CDS encoding winged helix-turn-helix transcriptional regulator, protein MELELDTRKRIFETIQRSPGIHLRELERILDMAIGNLQYHLHYMEKKNLISALRDEQFVRYFIKDKELDGNDRKVLSFLRKKACRHILISLMEDPGMNNKDLSSAIGLSPSTVSWHLNKLVATGIVKKTVHGRESNFEVIGPEKVAELIITYKGSFFDRLLDNFIEMWEMETKKSK, encoded by the coding sequence ATGGAACTTGAGCTGGATACCCGGAAAAGGATATTCGAAACAATTCAAAGGTCACCGGGAATACACCTCCGTGAACTGGAAAGAATTCTTGATATGGCAATCGGGAATCTGCAGTATCATCTTCACTACATGGAAAAGAAAAACCTGATATCAGCACTCAGGGATGAGCAGTTCGTCCGCTATTTTATCAAGGACAAGGAACTGGATGGCAATGACCGTAAAGTCCTATCATTTTTAAGAAAAAAAGCTTGCAGGCATATTCTGATAAGTCTTATGGAGGACCCGGGTATGAACAATAAAGACCTTTCTTCAGCCATCGGTCTGTCTCCATCTACGGTTTCGTGGCATCTCAATAAACTTGTAGCAACCGGGATTGTGAAAAAAACAGTTCATGGAAGAGAAAGCAATTTTGAGGTCATAGGGCCTGAAAAGGTTGCAGAGCTTATAATCACGTATAAGGGTAGCTTCTTTGACAGGTTGCTCGACAATTTCATAGAAATGTGGGAAATGGAAACTAAAAAAAGCAAATAA
- a CDS encoding HVO_0476 family zinc finger protein has translation MNDEVEVVCPSCSPKMSVLHDVLKTGQNTIVQCQECGNVHPAKFEKPKTFNIKVIISKGDQSFTQMTKMTSEDNLSVDDEIIVDDGESDEVYPVLVTALECADKRPKIANAADINTIWGRAIDEVVVKIAIHRGKTTEALQKRVPGGYEFIVGKEEEVDRTKIRVKKIKVRDGSLESRTGTAVEAKFIKRIFAEEAVKRSWGEGRTAWSMKGRGRSW, from the coding sequence ATGAACGATGAAGTAGAAGTAGTATGTCCATCATGCTCACCTAAGATGAGTGTGCTGCATGATGTTTTAAAAACAGGCCAGAACACAATAGTCCAGTGCCAGGAATGCGGGAATGTTCATCCGGCCAAATTTGAAAAACCAAAAACATTCAACATAAAGGTAATAATCAGTAAGGGTGACCAATCTTTCACCCAGATGACCAAAATGACATCAGAAGATAATCTCAGCGTAGATGACGAGATAATTGTCGATGACGGTGAATCTGATGAGGTATATCCTGTTTTAGTAACTGCTCTTGAGTGCGCAGACAAGAGGCCTAAAATAGCAAATGCTGCAGATATAAACACTATCTGGGGCAGGGCTATTGACGAAGTTGTCGTTAAAATTGCCATCCATAGGGGAAAAACTACAGAAGCCCTGCAAAAAAGAGTCCCCGGAGGATATGAATTTATCGTCGGGAAAGAAGAAGAAGTGGACAGGACAAAAATAAGGGTCAAAAAGATCAAGGTAAGGGATGGCAGTCTCGAATCACGTACCGGCACAGCAGTGGAAGCAAAGTTCATCAAAAGGATATTTGCAGAAGAAGCGGTGAAGAGAAGCTGGGGAGAAGGAAGAACTGCATGGAGTATGAAAGGAAGAGGGCGCTCCTGGTAA
- a CDS encoding protein-L-isoaspartate O-methyltransferase encodes MEYERKRALLVKSLKEQNISDKTLSAMMKVPRHLFVPSVHMSQAYVDSPLPIGHAQTISAPHMVAMMCDLLELQEGQKVLEIGAGSGYNAAVMAEIIGQKGKIYSIERLEKLAVFAWENLERAGYSNVEVILGDGSLGYPDHAPYDRICVTASAPDTPKPLIEQLKPGGIMVLPEGEGYQRLYIIRKSMDGEVTKQDWGGVIFVPLIGHHGFKIYNSRRGQK; translated from the coding sequence ATGGAGTATGAAAGGAAGAGGGCGCTCCTGGTAAAGTCCCTCAAAGAACAAAATATCAGTGATAAAACACTAAGTGCAATGATGAAGGTACCTAGACATCTTTTCGTACCTTCTGTACATATGTCACAGGCTTATGTTGACAGCCCATTGCCGATAGGGCATGCCCAGACAATATCAGCACCGCACATGGTTGCCATGATGTGCGATCTTCTTGAACTTCAGGAAGGACAAAAAGTACTTGAAATTGGTGCCGGCTCAGGGTATAATGCAGCAGTAATGGCAGAAATTATCGGTCAAAAAGGAAAGATATACTCTATTGAACGTCTTGAAAAGCTGGCTGTTTTTGCATGGGAGAATCTGGAAAGAGCCGGATACTCCAATGTGGAAGTTATATTGGGCGATGGTTCCCTTGGCTATCCTGACCATGCACCCTATGACCGTATATGTGTAACAGCATCGGCACCCGATACACCTAAACCACTTATAGAACAGCTGAAGCCGGGAGGTATTATGGTGCTTCCGGAAGGAGAGGGCTACCAGCGTCTGTACATCATCAGGAAGTCCATGGACGGGGAGGTCACAAAGCAGGACTGGGGAGGGGTGATCTTTGTGCCTCTTATAGGACATCATGGTTTCAAGATATACAATAGCCGCAGGGGACAAAAGTAG
- a CDS encoding hydantoinase B/oxoprolinase family protein, producing the protein MSSKNEKWQFWIDRGGTFTDIVARKPDGRLIAHKLLSVDPEHYADAAMHGIRTLLGIETESTMPTEIISSIKMGTTVGTNALLERKGEPTALVITEGFRDSLRIGYQNRPDIFALKIELPDLLYDEVIEIRERYSASGEELVALDVEDARKGLERIYSHGIRSLAIVLMHAYRYPEHELQLRKIAEDIGFTQISLSHEVSPLMKLISSGETTVVDAYLSPVLRRYIDMIGDTLEAGGDNTKLMFMQSNGGLVEAAQFKGKDCILSGPAGGIVGAVETSVMAGFEKVVTFDMGGTSTDVAHYNGEYERSFETEVAGVHLRSPMLYIHTVAAGGGSILHFDAGRFRVGPDSAGSEPGPACYRKGGPLTITDCNLMLGKIDPQHFPHVFGHSADMPLDTVAVKRKFSALAEEVSIFTGEKHSAEQVAEGFLKIAIENMANAVKRISIQRGYDIKDYALCCFGGAGAQHACGVADALGIKRILIHPFAGVLSAYGMGLADQRIMKEHAVEKKLGRELIAEIRAIAAELEKSGREEMLMQGVSDMDISALHKVHVKYQDAGTSIIVDLGNEEEIRNHFENEHKSRFGFTMENKELVIEAVSTEVIGAGESMQESKIVDVIMEKAGKLPDTTMYTCGAFHSTPVYRREELVTGTETGVIGPAIIVETNTTVVIEPGWKAEITDNKELVLERTIPLPKRESVDTEADPVMLEIFNNRFMSIAQQMGYTLQNTSYSVNIKERLDFSCALFDEAGNLIANAPHIPVHLGSMGEGVRSIIRKFPDMESGDVFMLNSPFEGGTHLPDITVVTPVFREGRVAFYVASRGHHADIGGITPGSIPPESRHIEEEGVLTSGQKIVWQGKFLENEMKEWLASGKYPARNPFQNIADLKAQVAANEKGARELEKLVEHFSMETVQAYMQHVMDNAEESVRRVIEVLKDGEYSLSFDDGTVIHVRVNIDHMERTAHIDFTGTSRQHPGNMNAPVAVCKAAVLYVFRSLVEKDIPLNEGCMRPLMLTIPEKSILNPEYPAAVVAGNVETSQYIVDALFGALGVMAGSQGTMNNFTFGDEEFQYYETICGGSGAGDGFDGTNAVQTHMTNSRITDPEVLEWRFPVRLEEFSVRKGSGGGGEYSGGCGVVRKIRFLRPMRAAIISSHRKIPPAGLNGGENGKVGHNYVVRAGEIMNADGKIEELEGRALVDMNKGDLFVVETPGAGGFGQRRKESIK; encoded by the coding sequence ATGTCCTCAAAAAATGAAAAATGGCAATTCTGGATAGACAGAGGAGGTACATTCACCGATATTGTTGCCCGCAAACCCGACGGACGACTGATTGCACATAAGCTTCTGTCAGTGGACCCGGAACATTATGCAGATGCTGCAATGCACGGTATCAGGACCTTACTTGGAATAGAAACCGAATCCACGATGCCAACGGAGATCATATCGTCAATCAAGATGGGAACCACTGTTGGAACTAATGCATTGCTTGAACGTAAAGGAGAGCCAACAGCACTTGTTATTACAGAAGGCTTCAGGGATTCACTGAGGATTGGATACCAGAACAGGCCTGATATCTTTGCTTTGAAAATTGAACTGCCGGACCTGCTCTATGATGAGGTCATCGAGATAAGGGAACGCTACAGTGCATCAGGTGAAGAACTGGTTGCCCTTGATGTGGAGGATGCCAGGAAGGGACTTGAAAGGATATATTCCCATGGAATACGCTCGCTTGCCATCGTCCTTATGCATGCATACCGTTATCCTGAACATGAACTTCAGCTCAGGAAAATTGCAGAGGATATCGGTTTTACCCAGATATCACTTTCACACGAAGTCAGCCCTTTGATGAAGCTTATAAGCAGCGGAGAGACAACTGTTGTAGATGCTTATCTTTCCCCGGTGCTGCGAAGATATATAGACATGATAGGCGACACTCTTGAAGCCGGCGGAGATAATACAAAGCTAATGTTCATGCAGTCCAACGGCGGACTGGTGGAAGCTGCACAGTTCAAAGGAAAGGACTGTATTCTTTCAGGACCAGCCGGAGGAATAGTTGGAGCTGTGGAAACATCCGTAATGGCAGGCTTTGAGAAAGTTGTGACTTTTGATATGGGGGGAACATCCACTGATGTAGCCCATTACAACGGAGAATATGAGAGGAGTTTTGAGACAGAAGTTGCAGGCGTTCACCTGCGCTCACCCATGCTTTATATTCATACAGTGGCAGCGGGTGGAGGTTCCATACTTCATTTCGATGCAGGGAGATTCAGGGTTGGACCGGATTCCGCAGGTTCTGAGCCGGGACCTGCTTGTTACCGTAAGGGCGGACCACTCACAATTACCGACTGTAACCTGATGCTCGGAAAGATAGATCCACAGCATTTCCCACATGTATTCGGCCACAGTGCAGACATGCCACTTGATACTGTTGCTGTGAAGAGGAAGTTCTCAGCCCTTGCAGAAGAGGTCAGTATATTTACTGGGGAGAAGCACAGTGCTGAGCAGGTTGCCGAAGGATTCCTGAAAATTGCCATTGAGAACATGGCAAATGCCGTCAAAAGAATATCCATCCAGCGTGGGTATGACATAAAGGATTACGCCCTTTGCTGCTTTGGAGGAGCGGGGGCTCAGCATGCATGTGGTGTCGCGGATGCTCTTGGAATTAAGAGAATATTGATACATCCCTTTGCAGGAGTGCTTTCTGCATACGGAATGGGACTTGCGGACCAGCGTATAATGAAAGAACATGCTGTGGAAAAGAAACTTGGAAGAGAACTTATAGCAGAAATCCGGGCCATTGCTGCTGAACTGGAAAAAAGCGGCCGGGAAGAGATGCTCATGCAGGGCGTTTCAGATATGGATATAAGTGCACTGCATAAGGTCCATGTCAAGTATCAGGATGCTGGAACTTCTATTATTGTTGACCTTGGGAACGAGGAAGAGATCAGGAACCACTTTGAAAATGAGCATAAGAGCCGTTTTGGCTTTACCATGGAAAACAAGGAACTTGTGATAGAGGCGGTTTCCACTGAGGTTATTGGTGCAGGAGAATCTATGCAGGAATCCAAAATAGTGGATGTTATCATGGAGAAAGCAGGCAAGCTACCTGATACCACCATGTACACCTGCGGTGCTTTTCACAGCACACCTGTTTACAGGAGGGAAGAACTTGTTACCGGAACGGAAACCGGGGTTATTGGACCTGCTATTATCGTGGAAACAAATACTACTGTTGTAATCGAACCGGGATGGAAGGCCGAGATTACGGATAATAAGGAACTGGTGCTTGAAAGGACTATACCCCTGCCTAAGAGGGAATCTGTTGATACTGAAGCAGACCCGGTGATGCTTGAGATATTCAATAACAGGTTCATGTCCATTGCACAGCAGATGGGATACACACTCCAGAATACATCTTATTCTGTGAATATCAAGGAGAGGCTTGACTTCTCATGTGCCCTTTTTGACGAGGCCGGGAATCTAATTGCCAACGCGCCTCACATACCTGTGCATCTTGGATCTATGGGGGAAGGTGTCAGGTCGATAATCAGGAAATTCCCAGATATGGAATCAGGAGATGTTTTTATGCTCAATTCTCCCTTTGAAGGCGGGACGCATCTCCCTGATATTACGGTCGTTACTCCTGTTTTCCGTGAAGGCAGGGTTGCATTCTATGTGGCTTCAAGGGGGCATCATGCGGATATTGGAGGAATTACACCGGGGTCCATTCCACCGGAAAGCAGGCATATCGAGGAGGAGGGCGTGCTGACCAGTGGGCAGAAGATAGTCTGGCAGGGGAAGTTCCTTGAAAATGAGATGAAAGAGTGGCTGGCTTCGGGAAAATATCCGGCACGTAATCCATTCCAGAATATAGCGGACCTGAAGGCACAGGTTGCCGCCAATGAGAAGGGCGCCAGGGAGCTTGAAAAGCTTGTTGAACATTTTTCCATGGAAACGGTACAGGCATACATGCAGCATGTGATGGATAATGCGGAAGAGTCGGTGAGAAGGGTTATCGAGGTCCTTAAGGACGGGGAATACTCACTTTCCTTTGATGACGGGACAGTTATCCATGTGAGGGTTAACATTGACCACATGGAAAGGACAGCACACATCGATTTCACCGGAACTTCCAGGCAGCATCCAGGTAATATGAATGCTCCGGTGGCTGTGTGCAAGGCGGCTGTTCTCTATGTGTTCAGGTCGCTCGTGGAGAAGGATATTCCGCTTAATGAAGGATGCATGCGACCGCTTATGCTTACGATTCCTGAAAAGAGCATACTGAACCCTGAATATCCTGCGGCTGTGGTGGCAGGGAATGTTGAGACTTCGCAGTACATCGTTGATGCGCTTTTCGGAGCGCTGGGTGTGATGGCAGGGTCGCAGGGTACGATGAACAATTTCACTTTCGGGGATGAGGAGTTCCAGTATTATGAGACCATTTGCGGTGGTTCCGGTGCAGGGGATGGTTTTGATGGAACTAATGCTGTGCAGACCCATATGACAAATTCAAGGATAACCGACCCTGAGGTGCTGGAATGGAGATTCCCTGTGAGGCTGGAAGAGTTCTCTGTCAGGAAAGGAAGCGGCGGTGGAGGAGAATATAGCGGTGGATGTGGAGTTGTGAGAAAGATACGGTTCCTCAGGCCTATGAGAGCAGCTATTATTTCTAGCCACAGGAAAATCCCACCGGCAGGTTTGAATGGTGGAGAGAACGGAAAGGTGGGGCACAATTATGTTGTCAGAGCTGGAGAGATTATGAACGCTGACGGAAAGATTGAGGAACTTGAAGGAAGAGCACTTGTTGATATGAATAAGGGAGACCTGTTCGTGGTGGAGACACCCGGAGCAGGTGGGTTTGGTCAAAGAAGAAAAGAAAGTATTAAGTAA